A single Primulina eburnea isolate SZY01 chromosome 11, ASM2296580v1, whole genome shotgun sequence DNA region contains:
- the LOC140805368 gene encoding uncharacterized protein: MASSITGEGGRDVIHHTKLVSTIDISPGDVQQAQKVKKPCSRFNVLNGELYRRFFHGPLLKCLAGEETQYVLKEIHEGCCMDHLGAKALTRKALLAGYWWPTMSTEARKIVQSCEGCQCHGNLCHIHASPLHTVRASCPFDQWGLDIVGPFPVN, translated from the exons ATGGCGTCATCCATAACAGGAGAAGGTGGCAGAGATGTCATTCATCATACCAAGCTAGTGTCGACCATAGATATCAGCCCG GGAGATGTTCAGCAAGCCCAGAAGGTTAAGAAGCCGTGTTCTCGATTCAATGTCTTGAATGGAGAGTTATACCGACGATTTTTCCACGGCCCCTTGCTCAAATGTCTGGCCGGGGAAGAAACCCAGTATGTGTTGAAAGAAATTCATGAAGGATGCTGCATGGATCATCTGGGAGCGAAAGCACTTACCCGAAAAGCTCTATTAGCCGGCTACTGGTGGCCTACTATGAGTACAGAAGCCCGAAAGATAGTACAGTCTTGCGAAGGGTGTCAATGTCATGGTAATTTATGTCACATCCATGCTTCGCCTTTGCATACAGTTCGAGCATCCTGCCCTTTCGATCAATGGGGCCTGGATATTGTGGGGCCTTTCCCAGTAAACTGA
- the LOC140805369 gene encoding uncharacterized protein: protein MAWRKKIKITQSFTSIAYPQANGQTEVINRVVVQALKARLKAIGKDWVEEVHSVLKAYRTTTRTATKETPYSLVYRSEAVLPVEIGQTSARVQSYPEGYNEARAQELDFIEEKRERADIRMEAYEDGSCELIIRKSNPENFK, encoded by the coding sequence ATGGCCTGGCGCAAAAAGATAAAGATTACTCAGTCATTCACCTCGATAGCCTACCCACAAGCCAATGGACAGACAGAGGTCATTAACAGAGTAGTTGTGCAAGCTCTGAAGGCTAGATTGAAAGCCATAGGGAAAGATTGGGTGGAAGAAGTACACAGTGTTCTCAAGGCCTATCGAACCACTACTCGGACTGCCACTAAAGAAACCCCTTACAGCCTGGTTTATAGATCTGAGGCAGTGTTACCAGTAGAGATCGGTCAAACATCTGCTAGGGTTCAAAGCTACCCGGAAGGATATAATGAAGCTCGGGCCCAGGAACTAGATTTTATAGAAGAAAAAAGAGAAAGAGCAGACATTCGAATGGAAGCTTACGAAGACGGGTCATGCGAACTTATAATCAGAAAGTCTAACCCCGAGAATTTCAAATAG